Genomic DNA from Thermomicrobiales bacterium:
GGGTGCGCAGTTCGTGGGCAGCGTCGGCGGTGAACTGCCGTTGCTGCTCGAAGCCACGCTCGATACGCGCCAGCATGGCGTCGAAGGTTTGCGCCAACCGGCCAAGTTCGTCGTCGGGTAGATCGAGCGCGAGCCGAGCGTCCAGGTCGGACGGATCGACCGTCGCGGCGAGTTGGGTGATTTGGCGTACCGGCGCCAGTGCTCGGCCGGCCATGAAGTAGCCGCCACCCGCCGCCAGCAGCAGCACCACCGGCCCGGCGATCAGGAACGCCAGCAGAATCGTGTGAAGCACTTCCTCGGTATCGCCTCGGCTGGAACCTACTTGCAGCACTCCGACGATCTCGCCGGAGCGCGCAACCGGCTGACTCACGATACCGATCGCGTCTCCCGTGCCCCGGCGAACGTCATAGGCGCTCCCTCCGGACAACGCCTTGCGATAGCTCGTTCGATCGAGCGGTATGTCGTCGAGCGCCGTGACTGACTGATACACGATCTGGCCGGTGGGATCGATCAACCGCACGAAGTGGTCGTCATTCTCGAGCTGAGCGATGCCATCTGGCGCAATTCGCAGCTGTCCGTCCGCGTGAGAAACCGCGTTGAGCGCAAACGCCGTTTCGTTGCGGACCTGTTCTTCGAAACTCTCGAAGAGGGCCGACCGCAAACCGACAGAGAGTGCAGTCCCAAGCAACAACAGTCCGATTGCGCTCAGCACGGTGTACCAGAGGGTCAACCGCCAGCGAATTGGCAGCCGGCGGTTCACGGGTTGCCGCGCAGCCGATAGCCGGCGCCGCGCACGGTTTCGATGCGGCCATGGGGATACTCGTCGTGGAGCTTGGCGCGCAACGAGCGGATATGGACATCGATGGCGTTGGTCGTCGGCGCGCTGTCGTAGTCCCAGATATTGTCCGCGATCATGGCGCGCGTCAGCACACGATTTGGGTTTCGCATCAGGTATTCGAGGATGCGGAACTCTTTCTGACCGAGCTCGACCGGTTGATCGGCGTGCCAGACCTGCCGCGTGGCGGGATCGAGCCGGTAGTCGCCGGCCGTCAGCACAGGATCGGCCCCGGTTGGTGGGCGGCGAGTCAGGGCGCGCAGGCGTGCCAGCAGTTCGGCGAACGCGAACGGTTTCACCAGGTAGTCGTCTGCGCCGGCGTCGAGTCCGGCCACCCGGTCGGGTACGGCATCCCGGGCGGTCAGCATGAGGATGGGCGTCGCATTCCCGCGGGTGCGGAGCTGCCGGCAGAGTTCGATGCCGCTCATGCCGGGCAGCATCACATCGAGCAGCAGCAGGTCATACGGGGTAGAGGCGATCCAGTCGAGCGCTTCTTCCGCGCATTCGGCCGTATCGACCGCGAATCCTTCTTCGCACAGACCCTGCCGCAGCAATTCGGCAAGTCGTGATTCGTCCTCGACGACGAGCACACGCATCGTTTGCATCCCATTCACGCATACGCCAACGGTAGCGCAATCGGATGAAATGGCAATGAAACACGGAGCGCAGTTCTCTCTAGGCGGGGGCGTCCTGGGCAGCGAGGCGTTGCTTGTCTTTTCGCCACCAGCGCACCATGTTGACCAGAATCCCGACGATGAGGATAAGGAAATAGAGCACCAGGGTGGTGGTCACATCCATCCGCACTTCAGCGGTGTTGAACTCTTCCGCCGTTCGCGAGGGCGCCACCTGCAGCGATTCGACACCCTCGTCGGATCCGACCCCGGTTGTAGTCGAGGTCGCCACGTCCTTTGAATCGACATAGGTGTATCCGCGGTTGTCGCAGACATCGCTGCCTTCATAGGGATTGAACCCGTCGGCTGTGGGAGCGCAGACATTGGCGGTGTCGAAGGTCAGATGTAATCCCGCCCGGTCCAGCGCGTCGCTCCGGAAGAGGAAAAAGATCACCGGGAGACCGATGATCAATCCCCATGTCAACCAGAAGAAGATCCAGTTGTTGACCAATTTGTTGCGGGTGAGCTTTTCCTTGCTTGGGGGAACGGTCAACTTCAGCGCATTTCGCATCGATGTGCTGATCGAGTCGCCATGGCCACCCGACCCAGGCTTGCGCAGCGAACGCAGCAGCATGACGGCTCCGGCGACGAGAATGGCGTACCCGATGCCGAAGAAGAGCTCGGTGTGCCCTTTGTCGGCGTTGCCCGCGCGCAGAGCGCCGGCATAGATGGCGGTGAACCCGGCGGCGATCGCCGCAAAGGGCAGCACGACCTTGAGCAGAATGAGACCCAGCAACGACGTTTCTGGCCGAACCTTCAGTTCGGCGTTGACGCAATCGCGCAGAGCCTCGAACTCGCGCTGCATCCGATCGATCTTTTCGGAATCGGTCTCGTTCTCGGGGATCGGTATCGTGGGACGGCAAATATCGTAGGCGTCAGGATCGTACT
This window encodes:
- a CDS encoding response regulator transcription factor, whose product is MRVLVVEDESRLAELLRQGLCEEGFAVDTAECAEEALDWIASTPYDLLLLDVMLPGMSGIELCRQLRTRGNATPILMLTARDAVPDRVAGLDAGADDYLVKPFAFAELLARLRALTRRPPTGADPVLTAGDYRLDPATRQVWHADQPVELGQKEFRILEYLMRNPNRVLTRAMIADNIWDYDSAPTTNAIDVHIRSLRAKLHDEYPHGRIETVRGAGYRLRGNP
- a CDS encoding HAMP domain-containing protein, translating into MNRRLPIRWRLTLWYTVLSAIGLLLLGTALSVGLRSALFESFEEQVRNETAFALNAVSHADGQLRIAPDGIAQLENDDHFVRLIDPTGQIVYQSVTALDDIPLDRTSYRKALSGGSAYDVRRGTGDAIGIVSQPVARSGEIVGVLQVGSSRGDTEEVLHTILLAFLIAGPVVLLLAAGGGYFMAGRALAPVRQITQLAATVDPSDLDARLALDLPDDELGRLAQTFDAMLARIERGFEQQRQFTADAAHELRT